From Dethiosulfovibrio russensis, a single genomic window includes:
- a CDS encoding Gfo/Idh/MocA family protein encodes MKKISIGIIGSGFASHLHCKYMAQVAGCSIDMRAIADIDIEKARKVSDKYGFRSYYDDYRRILDDKEIDVVHICTPPFLHSSMVSEILRAGKHVICEKPLTGYFGKEESAFSVGDTVPKSVMFREVRKELAEIEETVKSSNRLFMYAENYIYSPNVLKAAEILRAKQSKILFMKGEESLKGSTSPVAGIWNKTGGGSLIRVGSHPIGGILWLKREQAKSRGESIGVESVICDTARMTPFLSDYERRHIDVTPEDVEDFASLMITFTDKTKALVIAGDVMLGGTKNYIEVYSNDVVLDCRITPSDNLSSYMLDEDGLEDVYISELLPSKVGWQNPFVAEGVLRGYVGQFQDFMECVSTGREPLSDFDLAKQVTEVIYGAYFSAEEGKSVQL; translated from the coding sequence ATGAAGAAGATCTCCATCGGGATAATAGGGAGCGGGTTTGCATCTCATCTTCACTGTAAATATATGGCTCAGGTGGCTGGATGTTCTATCGATATGAGAGCTATAGCCGATATCGATATTGAAAAAGCTCGGAAGGTCTCTGATAAATATGGTTTTCGAAGCTACTATGACGATTACAGACGAATTTTGGACGACAAAGAGATAGATGTCGTTCATATATGTACGCCCCCTTTTCTGCACTCATCCATGGTTTCGGAGATATTGAGAGCGGGAAAGCACGTAATATGCGAAAAACCTCTAACCGGCTATTTTGGAAAAGAAGAATCCGCTTTCTCCGTGGGCGATACCGTTCCCAAATCCGTGATGTTTCGGGAAGTTCGAAAGGAACTTGCGGAAATCGAGGAAACGGTTAAGTCTAGCAATAGACTTTTCATGTATGCCGAGAACTATATCTATTCCCCAAATGTGTTGAAAGCTGCCGAAATATTACGTGCGAAGCAAAGCAAGATATTGTTTATGAAAGGGGAGGAGAGTCTTAAAGGATCTACATCCCCGGTCGCCGGTATTTGGAATAAAACCGGAGGAGGTTCTCTGATTCGGGTTGGATCTCATCCGATCGGAGGTATCTTATGGCTAAAACGGGAACAAGCCAAATCAAGGGGCGAAAGTATAGGAGTCGAAAGCGTGATATGCGATACTGCCAGAATGACCCCGTTTCTCAGTGATTACGAACGAAGGCACATCGACGTGACCCCGGAGGATGTAGAGGATTTTGCATCTTTGATGATTACTTTTACGGATAAAACCAAGGCTTTGGTTATCGCGGGAGATGTCATGTTGGGCGGGACTAAAAATTATATTGAAGTTTATTCTAATGATGTTGTTTTGGATTGCAGAATAACTCCGTCGGACAACCTCAGCAGCTATATGTTGGACGAAGACGGACTTGAGGATGTCTATATATCCGAATTGTTGCCTTCCAAGGTTGGTTGGCAGAATCCCTTTGTAGCGGAAGGTGTCCTGAGAGGTTATGTCGGTCAATTTCAGGATTTTATGGAATGTGTATCCACTGGAAGAGAACCTCTTTCCGACTTCGATTTGGCCAAACAAGTCACGGAAGTGATATATGGAGCCTATTTTTCTGCTGAAGAGGGAAAGTCCGTGCAACTTTGA